CTTTGTTTCAGGCGAGCCAGCACACGTTGCTCAAAGGCATACGGCACCTGGTCACCCGGCGGATGGCTGCGGGCGGCGGCGAGCAGTTTCTTTTCCAGTGCCTCGTACTTCATAAGCCTGCCAAACTTTCAGACGGCAAGCCCCGGACAAAAGTTACAGGGCATTTTTAGCGTGCTCAATAATATTTGTCACGCGCCATTCTTTCCAGAACTTTCCGCATCTCCCGGCGCGCCCGGAAAGCCCGGACTTTAACCAAAGAGACGGACCATCCGGTCAATTGGGCGATTTCCTTGACGGGCCGCTCTTCGATTTCCAACAGGGTAATAATCAACCGAGCCGCCGGGGAAAGTTGTTCCAACACTTTGTCTATCAACTCTTTAGCCGCTTGCGCCCCACTGTCAGCGCCGGCCGGGTCCTGGTTGAACCGCTCAAGCCAGTCCTCCTGGTCCTCCGTGATTTCCGTGAGGGCCACTTCGCGGTTGCGTTGATGTTCACGCAGAAAATCGTAGCAAACGCGGACGGTCAACCGCATCAACCAATGCTCGAAAGGCGCCTCTCCGCGAAAGCTGGACAATTTTTGATACGCCCGCAGCCAAACCTCCTGGGCAATGTCTTCCACCTCACTTTCTTTGCGGGCGTAGCGGCGGGCGGTGGCGAAGACGCGCGGGCTGTAGCGGGCCACCAAAGGCGCGAAACTGTCGGTGTCTCCCTTCAACACCGCGGCAATGAGTTCCGCGTCGCTCCGTTCCATGCCCAGATAATGTGCGGTGATGAAGGTAAAGCAATTAGGACCTAAAAGCAATCATGGCCCCGCAGGCGTGTACGAAGAAGGGGCTAGCGCGACAAGCGCACCCGATAAAACCGGCAGGGCAGCCTTGAACTTTCCGGGTCTGATATTTCAACCCAACCCCCAAGAGCGTTGGTTGCGGTTAATTCCTGCCAGGTTTGAAGGTCGCTGGACCCTTCCAATACCACTTCCGTTCCCGCCACCGCACTCAACTTGAGACTGAGCCCCCCTTCCGATTTGAGCCGGGCCTCCATCAGGGCGGGCGCACCGATAACGTATGCGCCAGCCGGGGCGGACCACGGTGAGACCCCTGAGCGGTTTCGGGCACGCACGCGATAATAAACACGGGTGTTTGGCAGGGGCGCTTCGTCCAGAAATTCCAGCATATCCGCCTCCGCGCTGCCAATGGTCTGCCACTGTCGGCGGTCAGTGGAGCGTTGCACCTCAAACTCCTCCTCGTTGTCCGCGTCATCCTGCCAGCGAAGGGTGACTGCTCCAGGCACCAGCCGCAGAGCCTCCAAAGCCGCCGGCGCAGCCGGTATGCCTCCCACCGGATAAACCGCCCCCATGGGCGCACCGTCGCGGCCGGCCGCGAGCAAAGGTGAGTTGGTGGCCAGGCGGTAATTATGGCGGGCAGCATTCACAAAAAGTGGGTCTTGGGATACATTGCCTGCGCCCGGCCAGTTGGTGTTTTGGAAATCGGAATACTCCGCCTCCAAACTTGAGCCGTTGAGCAACGACACTGCGGCGACCTGAAGATTCCAAAAGATATTGTTCCAGGAACTGGTAATGGCCCCGCCGCCGGTGGGCGCATTGGTATTGGCTTTGTTATAATTGCGGATGCCATAATCCGCCGCAGCCACGGTCGTTTGATAAACGGCCGCCAGCGAGCTGTCTTTGACCGAAATGCCACTCTCGACGTTGTAAATCACGCAATTGCTGACAGTCACCTCCACATACGCCCCCATGCTGACCCCTTTGTCCACAAAATCGTGCAGGAGGCAATCGGCCACCAACACTCCCCGCGAAGGTTCCGTGGGCGAGTACTCGCCCAAATCCAGGGCGTCCGTATTGTAAATGGTGCCTCGCCGCACCGTTGTGCGCCGGATTTGCGAACCGGGCCGCGCACCGTCGAAATCAATGCCGTCGCCGCTGTAATCCAGATACTCCAACAAACAATCCTCAAGGGTGACATGACTCAGGCGGAGCAGCAATTCGTGATAGCGGGCAATGTGGCAGCGGCGCAGGACGATGGTCACCTCCTTGGGCGTACCCACGGTTTGAATAATGGGCGGACTGGAACCATGGTAGTCATGCAGGAAACAATCTTCCAACAACCCCTGCGCCCCATCCCGCAAATCCACGTAACCACCTAGCATATCAAGATGTTGCAGATGCAAACTGGTATTGGTGCCGGCCAGCGCAATGCCCCCCCAGTTGGTATTGCTGCCATCGGCTGGCAACCACAGAATAGGCTGGTCCTCCGTGCCATTCGCCCGCAACACAACGTTGGTGCCACGCAGCACCACATTGGCCTCGGCCAGCACCACCACCCCGGGTTCAAGGGTTAAAGACCCATTGGGGGGGATTACCACCCCATTGGTCAATCGCACAACACTTCCCGCACGCCAAATCGTATTGGAAGCCAAAGTTCCTCCCGTCAATGTTTCCGCCGTCCGCAAAATAACCAGACGATTGGTTTCTCCCAAGATGTGGCCTGTCCCGTCGG
This is a stretch of genomic DNA from Fontisphaera persica. It encodes these proteins:
- a CDS encoding RNA polymerase sigma factor, producing the protein MERSDAELIAAVLKGDTDSFAPLVARYSPRVFATARRYARKESEVEDIAQEVWLRAYQKLSSFRGEAPFEHWLMRLTVRVCYDFLREHQRNREVALTEITEDQEDWLERFNQDPAGADSGAQAAKELIDKVLEQLSPAARLIITLLEIEERPVKEIAQLTGWSVSLVKVRAFRARREMRKVLERMARDKYY
- a CDS encoding right-handed parallel beta-helix repeat-containing protein; translated protein: MAGVLPAQVSNGLFSVQWGLPTPASRVLVAHDDAWHYRLGTNAPQANWTTLGDSQLDATWTVARGGFGFGDAGIAGENTTVNVANICSTLYLRRTFQVTEPLDPAAILRLVVDYDDGFVAYLDGVEIARANLTNAAGTAVLHTATTGGRSHEASCCNPPTNPAETFTVGPVGDRLAPGEHVLAIIAVNQSLGSSDMHIIAELRLDPPSSSEVHGAFFSIVGTRGLTVRGQQQLPGARWVVIQGEEFAGPSVPEMWQVSVPLSPVVNRLSVQVTDGTGHILGETNRLVILRTAETLTGGTLASNTIWRAGSVVRLTNGVVIPPNGSLTLEPGVVVLAEANVVLRGTNVVLRANGTEDQPILWLPADGSNTNWGGIALAGTNTSLHLQHLDMLGGYVDLRDGAQGLLEDCFLHDYHGSSPPIIQTVGTPKEVTIVLRRCHIARYHELLLRLSHVTLEDCLLEYLDYSGDGIDFDGARPGSQIRRTTVRRGTIYNTDALDLGEYSPTEPSRGVLVADCLLHDFVDKGVSMGAYVEVTVSNCVIYNVESGISVKDSSLAAVYQTTVAAADYGIRNYNKANTNAPTGGGAITSSWNNIFWNLQVAAVSLLNGSSLEAEYSDFQNTNWPGAGNVSQDPLFVNAARHNYRLATNSPLLAAGRDGAPMGAVYPVGGIPAAPAALEALRLVPGAVTLRWQDDADNEEEFEVQRSTDRRQWQTIGSAEADMLEFLDEAPLPNTRVYYRVRARNRSGVSPWSAPAGAYVIGAPALMEARLKSEGGLSLKLSAVAGTEVVLEGSSDLQTWQELTATNALGGWVEISDPESSRLPCRFYRVRLSR